A single genomic interval of Helianthus annuus cultivar XRQ/B chromosome 13, HanXRQr2.0-SUNRISE, whole genome shotgun sequence harbors:
- the LOC110898721 gene encoding chromodomain-helicase-DNA-binding protein 3, which translates to MNEDKSFSSLSRATKREKLMALIERRKVGKRSMLKKLDNTNSKKRVEDSVKRKKVNSHFRKKLFQTGKQNVKRLNHVYDMIPKKSRSCSRRKKRRLCHEETHNHVLPYVSKLRDYWNRGQNAVIFDGQDRLVKVVSFVLSLLDNIKKPILILASSSALSLWKLEFSKRSKSVNVVTYNGNKDIRAAIKDLEFQVLLSSPDAIVEDIEIVDRIKWALLVIEECQRHIFSTHLKKLQMVTADMKLLTVSGESVDICESYQNFLSFLDCKYENINTDADVETNDININTLKERLSPFIAFECKLTTPGFQEYWVPVHLSSMQIEQYCSILASNFEALSSYSKNSSFHNIITQIRKCCDHPYLVDPTLRNSSNDASLIDPLDAEVNVSGKLQLLDKLLLEIKRSGLRALVLFQSTVNSEKISTGHLLDDLVHQRFGQDSYVYIPGKILSKSIRAKKKESLKMFNKEASDSFICLCDYRACHSSVRLSRVDVVILFNSDPNPSNDIKALKRVTIDSPRERLNILRLYSSFTVEEKALILSKQGTTVNYTSSSVCHQLLTWGASYLFSKLQSCTDSWPLSFIDDLVCKLSSLLRNTGVQTGPTGPTNRSIISNAEMQNGAYSGSIMLFGETEAHMKESCSVDEYLSDDSPSVFWSNVVKQSQHGPKNSCSRLSQRVQKSPSFVRKKPRSKRRKRAAKCMPFDSQQSCENVIDGCRSGSQQSQTDQTSSSTPLEAEIERILKEREQITKTHQEKKSMLLAEREKEISEVHKKYDALIRDSDMSLTKEIKNLDDYHKLVNAHKLLAEILAQKFEDTQNVKRSKKETSSVKILQVPASALMRRENPHWTSGPATNLAGSGHSLVGSGLRAPPPHLRSNPSMFASFHHQPTTNGTGETSLESFIAHFVNYPNS; encoded by the exons ATGAACGAAGACAAGTCGTTTTCAAGTCTTTCGAGAGCAACGAAAAGAGAAAAACTTATGGCTTTGATAGAGCGGAGAAAAGTTGGAAAACGATCAATGCTTAAAAAACTAGATAATACGAATAGCAAGAAACGTGTCGAAGACAGTGTGAAAAGGAAGAAAGTAAATTCACATTTTCGCAAAAAGTTGTTCCAAACCGGTAAACAGAATGTGAAGAGGCTGAATCATGTCTATGACATGATTCCTAAGAAATCGCGTTCGTGTTCTAGACGTAAAAAACGGAG ATTATGTCATGAAGAAACACATAATCATGTTCTTCCGTATGTTAGCAAACTTCGCGATTATTGGAACAGAGGTCAAAATGCTGTTATCTTTGACGGCCAG GACCGGCTAGTTAAGGTGGTCTCTTTCGTATTATCGTTGCTGGATAATATAAAAAAGCCTATCTTAATATTGGCTTCTTCTAGCGCTCTTTCCTTGTGGAAACTCGAGTTTTCAAAGCGGTCAAAGTCGGTCAATGTTGTAACATACAACGGGAACAAAGATATCCGGGCCGCCATTAAAGATTTAGAATTTCAAGTCCTTTTATCTTCTCCAGATGCCATCGTTGAG GATATTGAAATTGTTGATCGTATTAAGTGGGCATTGTTAGTGATAGAAGAGTGCCAACGacacatattttcaacacatttgAAGAAACTTCAGATGGTTACGGCTGATATGAAACTGTTAACGGTTTCTGGTGAATCGGTG GATATTTGCGAGAGCTATCAAAACTTTCTTTCGTTTCTCGATTGTAAATACGAGAACATAAATACGGATGCTGACGTGGAAACGAATGATATTAATATTAACACATTAAAAGAAAGACTGTCACCTTTTATCGCATTCGAGTGCAAGCTCACCACCCCCGGTTTTCAAGAGTACTGGGTCCCGGTTCATCTTTCGTCAATGCAAATCGAACAATATTGTTCAATTTTAGCTTCAAATTTCGAGGCACTCTCTTCATattcaaagaactcttcattccATAATATAATCACTCAGATCCGAAAG TGCTGCGATCATCCATATCTAGTGGACCCCACTTTGCGTAATTCTTCGAACGACGCTTCTTTAATTGATCCGTTGGATGCTGAAGTTAATGTCAGTGGCAAGCTGCAGCTTCTTGACAAGCTCTTGTTAGAGATCAAACGTTCCGGTTTAAGAGCACTAGTTCTTTTTCAG TCGACCGTTAATTCCGAAAAGATATCAACCGGGCATCTTTTGGATGACCTCGTTCATCAAAGATTCGGGCAGGATTCTTACGTATACATCCCCGGGAAAATTCTTTCCAAATCCATACGCGCAAAGAAAAAAGAATCATTAAAAATGTTCAACAAAGAAGCGAGTGATAGTTTCATTTGCTTATGTGATTACCGCGCTTGTCATTCAAGCGTTAGACTTTCGCGTGTGGATGTCGTAATATTATTCAACAGCGACCCGAACCCATCAAATGACATAAAAGCCCTTAAGCGGGTCACCATCGATTCACCTCGTGAGCGGTTAAACATTCTCCGGTTATATTCATCATTCACGGTTGAAGAGAAGGCGTTGATTCTTTCGAAGCAAGGTACAACCGTTAACTATACTAGCTCGAGCGTTTGCCACCAGTTGTTAACATGGGGCGCGTCGTACTTATTTAGTAAGCTCCAAAGCTGCACCGACTCCTGGCCGCTGTCGTTTATAGACGATTTGGTTTGCAAGTTGTCATCGTTGTTGAGGAACACCGGTGTCCAAACGGGTCCCACGGGCCCCACAAACCGCTCGATCATATCAAACGCGGAGATGCAAAATGGAGCGTATTCTGGAAGTATCATGTTGTTTGGGGAAACCGAAGCCCACATGAAGGAAAGTTGTTCggttgatgaatacttgagtgaTGATTCGCCTTCTGTTTTTTGGAGTAATGTGGTCAAACAAAGTCAACATGGACCGAAAAACTCTTGTAGCAGGTTGTCTCAGAGGGTTCAAAAGTCACCCTCTTTTGTAAGAAAAAAGCCGAGAAGTAAACGAAGAAAACGGGCAG CGAAGTGTATGCCTTTCGATAGTCAACAGTCATGTGAGAATGTGATTGATGGTTGCAGAAGTGGAAGTCAACAAAGTCAAACCGATCAAACTTCTAGCTCTACGCCTCTTGAAGCCGAAATCGAAAGAATTCTAAAGGAGCGCGAGCAAATCACCAAAACACATCAAGAAAAG AAATCGATGCTTCTTGCTGAACGGGAGAAAGAGATTTCAGAGGTACACAAGAAGTATGACGCGTTGATACGTGACTCGGACATGAGTTTAACGAAGGAAATTAAGAATCTTGACGACTATCACAAGCTTGTTAATGCACATAAACTTTTGGCGGAGATTTTGGCGCAAAAATTCGAGGATACTCAAAATGTGAAGAGATCAAAGAAAG AAACTAGCTCGGTTAAAATTCTTCAAGTTCCTGCATCTGCACTCATGCGGCGAGAGAACCCACATTGGACCAGTGGTCCAGCCACCAATTTAGCCGGGTCTGGGCATAGTTTAGTCGGGTCAGGACTACGGGCTCCACCCCCTCATCTTCGGTCAAACCCGTCAATGTTTGCATCATTCCACCACCAGCCCACCACCAATGGAACCGGTGAAACATCTCTTGAGTCGTTCATAGCCCATTTTGTCAACTACCCAAACAGTTGA
- the LOC110898722 gene encoding growth-regulating factor 5, whose protein sequence is MSGSTTVAVAAASGGGFSGYRPPFTPVQWQELEHQALIYKYLVAGVPVPYDLVVPIRRSMEALSARFFNNPNSLGYCSYYGKKFDPEPGRCRRTDGKKWRCSKDAHPDSKYCERHMHRGRNRSRKPVESQSPSQSLSTAVSRVTTVSSTGSGNNRSYQNLGNNSFQNSHLYPTSNSGSFDFGSSASKLQVHASAYGINNNNYRYDHGLTVDVDDRNYSSGASSSRGLAIESNADSTWRLVSNQVPTSSLMESRNDSYLQTKSPRLTTVNAFEPVIDATSASKPSQQHCLFGSKIESPVEPKHEQHLMRPFFDEWPEAREPWSSLDAASGKNSFSTTQLSMSTAPEYSTDCTPNDA, encoded by the exons ATGAGTGGCAGCACCACGGTGGCGGTTGCGGCGGCGAGCGGCGGCGGATTCTCCGGCTACCGGCCGCCGTTCACGCCGGTGCAGTGGCAGGAGCTGGAGCATCAAGCGTTGATATATAAATACTTAGTTGCCGGTGTTCCGGTACCGTACGATCTTGTTGTTCCGATTAGAAGAAGCATGGAAGCGTTATCTGCTAGGTTTTTCAACAATCCGAATT CACTGGGCTATTGTTCGTATTACGGGAAGAAGTTCGACCCAGAGCCAGGAAGGTGTAGAAGAACAGACGGCAAAAAATGGCGATGTTCAAAAGATGCACATCCCGACTCCAAATACTGCGAGCGCCACATGCATCGTGGCCGAAACCGTTCAAGAAAGCCTGTGGAATCCCAATCTCCGTCTCAGTCGTTGTCAACTGCGGTATCGCGTGTCACCACCGTAAGCAGCACTGGTAGTGGTAATAATAGAAGTTACCAGAATCTCGGCAATAATAGCTTCCAGAACTCACATTTGTATCCCACCTCAAATTCCGGGAGTTTTGATTTTGGGAGTAGTGCATCAAAGTTGCAGGTGCATGCTAGTGCCTATGGgatcaacaacaacaattatAG GTACGATCACGGGCTAACTGTCGACGTGGACGATAGAAATTACTCTTCCGGAGCTTCAAGTTCAAGGGGTCTAGCGATAGAATCGAATGCAGACAGCACATGGCGTCTCGTGTCTAATCAAGTTCCCACAAGTTCGTTAATGGAATCAAGAAATGACTCTTATTTACAAACCAAATCCCCACGACTAACCACGGTTAATGCATTTGAGCCTGTGATTGACGCTACATCAGCGTCAAAGCCAAGTCAACAGCATTGTTTATTTGGTAGCAAGATTGAGTCGCCGGTTGAACCGAAACATGAGCAGCACTTGATGCGCCCGTTCTTTGATGAGTGGCCGGAGGCTAGGGAACCATGGTCCAGTCTTGATGCGGCTAGTGGCAAGAACTCGTTTTCCACGACTCAGTTGTCAATGTCGACGGCTCCTGAATATTCAACCGACTGCACCCCGAACG ATGCTTAA